A stretch of Primulina tabacum isolate GXHZ01 chromosome 13, ASM2559414v2, whole genome shotgun sequence DNA encodes these proteins:
- the LOC142522645 gene encoding mitogen-activated protein kinase kinase kinase 3-like: protein MPAWWDKISGRGKVSETKSEDFVEGSSLKNEKKTGKENGSTKNGKVKSFEEVSVLPQSRNSPRNSWDFSALGRSSGFSGFDSASSWNWGHPLPLPLEPPSEQPGHFHAVGLGPGWGSVSSVSSFGSSDDPAHFADQNGFRGHVENRVLSPLSRSPGRGSRCITTSTSPIHARINWINLDSSNGKLEDGRNEFHKLPLPPGSPVSPSALSTPRSPGTPESPSPGGISSKWRKGKLLGRGAFGHVYLGFNSENGQMCAIKEVKVISDEQSSRESVKQLNQEIALLSQLSHPNIVQYYGSDLNEERLSVYLEFVSGGSIHKLLQEYGAFGEPVIQNYTRQILSGLAYLHGRNTVHRDIKGANILVDTNGEIKLADFGMAKHITTRSSMLSFKGSPYWMAPEVVMNTNGYSLPVDIWSLGCTVLEMATSKPPWSQHEWVAAIFKIVNSRDAPEIPDHLSADAKSFIRLCLQREPSARPTASQLLGHPFVRNQATLRATNVKLTREAFPRAFDGSSNQTALEMQSSRTNNSLDQDDASRFAGPRSFTNPRDNARTIASSLPVSPPSSPLRRDASAYHKVFLSPPPPSYTVRKNTPTHINNSVDPLRLSSRSTFDPWLEIPRLRAEAPARRTSTRTVLQNSKHVDKSKSSRAPLL, encoded by the exons ATGCCAGCTTGGTGGGATAAAATATCTGGTCGGGGCAAAGTTTCGGAAACTAAGTCCGAGGATTTCGTGGAGGGTTCATCGCTGAAGAATGAAAAGAAAACAGGCAAAGAAAACGGCAGTACCAAAAATGGTAAAGTGAAGAGCTTTGAGGAGGTTTCGGTACTGCCTCAATCGAGAAATTCGCCAAGAAATAGCTGGGATTTTTCTGCTTTGGGAAGGTCTTCTGGGTTTTCTGGATTTGATTCGGCTTCGTCATGGAATTGGGGGCACCCCTTGCCTTTGCCTCTAGAACCACCATCGGAGCAGCCGGGCCATTTTCATGCCGTTGGTCTGGGACCCGGATGGGGCTCTGTTTCAAGCGTCAGCTCGTTTGGATCGTCCGACGATCCGGCTCATTTTGCGGATCAAAATGGTTTCAG AGGACATGTTGAAAACAGAGTATTAAGTCCACTGTCACGAAGCCCTGGTCGAGGATCGAGGTGTATTACAACTTCCACTTCACCTATCCATGCTCGAATTAATTGGATTAATTTGGACTCTTCGAATGGGAAACTTGAAGATGGAAGGAATGAATTTCATAAGTTGCCCCTTCCACCTGGTTCTCCAGTTAGCCCTTCCGCATTATCGACTCCAAGAAGTCCCGGAACACCTGAAAGCCCAAGCCCTGGTGGTATTTCTTCGAAATGGAGGAAAGGAAAGCTTCTTGGAAGAGGCGCTTTTGGTCATGTTTATCTCGGTTTTAATAG TGAGAATGGGCAAATGTGCGCTATAAAAGAAGTTAAAGTCATCTCGGATGAACAATCATCAAGGGAGAGCGTAAAGCAACTGAACCAG GAAATAGCTTTGCTAAGTCAGCTTTCACACCCAAACATTGTTCAATACTACGGAAGTGACCTG AATGAGGAAAGATTATCAGTTTATTTGGAGTTTGTTTCTGGAGGTTCCATCCACAAATTGCTGCAAGAATATGGAGCCTTTGGGGAACCAGTTATACAAAATTACACTAGGCAGATTCTTTCTGGTCTTGCTTACTTACATGGACGAAATACTGTGCATAG AGATATaaaaggagcaaacattttggTAGATACCAATGGTGAAATAAAACTGGCCGACTTTGGCATGGCCAAACAT ATAACTACCCGTTCTTCAATGCTATCCTTCAAAGGAAGCCCTTACTGGATGGCACCTGAG GTTGTAATGAATACAAATGGGTATAGTCTTCCAGTGGATATATGGAGTTTAGGATGCACGGTTCTCGAAATGGCAACATCAAAACCTCCTTGGAGTCAACATGAATGG GTAGCTGCTATATTTAAGATTGTGAATAGCAGAGACGCTCCCGAGATTCCGGATCACCTATCTGCTGATGCCAAAAGTTTTATACGGCTGTGTTTGCAACGGGAACCTTCTGCGCGGCCCACAGCATCCCAATTACTAGGTCACCCTTTCGTCAGAAACCAAGCTACACTTAGAGCAACCAATGTAAAGCTAACTCGAGAAGCGTTTCCTCGTGCGTTCGATGGAAGTAGCAATCAG ACTGCCCTGGAGATGCAGTCCAGCAGAACGAACAATTCTTTGGATCAGGATGATGCATCAAGATTCGCAGGACCGAGGTCATTTACAAATCCAAG GGATAATGCACGAACAATAGCATCGTCATTGCCAGTATCTCCCCCCTCGAGCCCATTAAGGCGTGATGCATCAGCTTACCATAAGGTTTTCCTTTCTCCTCCACCTCCTTCTTATACAGTAAGGAAAAACACTCCTACTCATATCAACAACTCAGTAGATCCTCTCAGACTTAGCTCAAGAAGCACATTCGATCCATGGCTTGAAATCCCTAGATTGAGAGCTGAAGCACCTGCTAGAAGAACCTCAACAAGGACCGTACTTCAGAATTCCAAACACGTTGATAAATCTAAATCCTCTAGAGCCCCCCTTCTTTAA